One genomic segment of Oscillospiraceae bacterium includes these proteins:
- the mnmA gene encoding tRNA 2-thiouridine(34) synthase MnmA, whose translation MLKALIAMSGGVDSSVAAYLMKQAGYDCIGAMMRLFDGDAEGRESTCCSLEDAEDARSVAFRLSIPFYVFNFTGDFKTQVIDRFIDAYERGLTPNPCIDCNRFLKFERLYGRAKELGCDCIVTGHYARIEQSSGRYLLKKALDASKDQSYVLYAMTQEQLAHTKFPLGKTEKTETRRIAQEQEFCNARKKDSQDICFVPDGDYSKVIEDYTGKRYPSGRFVDSNGKTLGEHGGLIRYTIGQRKGLGISAPEPLYVCEKRTKENEVVLGSDETLYKKELNVGDFNWIAYEYPPEQLRAKVRIRYRQPEQWATITSTSENSVHIEFDEPQRAVAPGQAAVVYDRDIVLGGGIICSDMEG comes from the coding sequence ATGCTCAAAGCGCTGATTGCGATGAGCGGCGGCGTCGATTCGAGCGTCGCGGCGTATCTGATGAAACAGGCGGGGTATGACTGCATCGGCGCGATGATGCGCTTATTCGACGGCGACGCTGAGGGGCGGGAGAGTACCTGCTGTTCGCTGGAGGACGCCGAAGACGCCCGCTCCGTCGCTTTTCGGCTCAGTATCCCGTTTTATGTGTTCAATTTTACCGGTGATTTCAAAACGCAGGTGATTGACCGTTTCATCGATGCCTACGAGCGTGGGTTAACCCCGAATCCCTGCATCGACTGCAACCGGTTTTTAAAATTCGAACGGCTTTATGGACGTGCAAAGGAACTCGGGTGTGACTGCATCGTCACAGGTCATTATGCGCGCATTGAGCAAAGCAGCGGCAGATATCTATTGAAAAAAGCGCTGGATGCTTCCAAGGATCAGAGTTATGTCTTATATGCCATGACGCAGGAACAGCTTGCGCACACGAAGTTTCCGCTCGGGAAGACCGAGAAGACCGAGACCCGCCGAATCGCGCAGGAACAGGAGTTTTGCAACGCCCGTAAAAAGGACAGCCAGGACATCTGTTTTGTGCCCGACGGCGATTACTCAAAAGTGATCGAGGACTATACCGGCAAACGATATCCGTCGGGGCGGTTTGTCGATTCAAACGGGAAGACACTCGGCGAACACGGCGGCTTGATCCGCTATACGATCGGTCAGCGCAAAGGGCTGGGGATTTCTGCGCCGGAGCCGCTGTATGTCTGCGAAAAGCGGACGAAAGAAAATGAAGTCGTCCTCGGGTCCGACGAAACTCTTTATAAAAAGGAACTCAATGTCGGGGACTTCAACTGGATCGCATATGAATATCCGCCCGAACAGCTGCGCGCCAAAGTGCGTATTCGGTATCGGCAGCCCGAACAATGGGCGACGATCACTTCAACAAGCGAAAACAGCGTACACATCGAATTCGACGAGCCGCAGCGGGCTGTCGCGCCCGGTCAGGCAGCGGTGGTTTACGATAGAGACATTGTATTGGGCGGGGGCATTATTTGTTCCGATATGGAGGGATAA
- the nifU gene encoding Fe-S cluster assembly scaffold protein NifU — protein sequence MLYSEKVMDHFKHPRNVGIIENADGVGEVGNAKCGDIMKIYLKIKDNNIDDVKFETFGCGSAIASSSMATELIKGKPLSEALALTNKAVAEALDGLPAHKLHCSVLAEEAIKAAIADYYRKNHIDYDKTLFPDCESCGCCEDNKCKEGSC from the coding sequence ATGTTATACAGTGAAAAAGTCATGGATCATTTTAAGCATCCGAGGAATGTCGGCATTATCGAAAATGCGGACGGCGTCGGCGAAGTAGGCAACGCCAAGTGCGGCGACATTATGAAAATCTACTTAAAAATCAAGGACAACAACATCGACGACGTCAAATTCGAGACCTTTGGGTGCGGCTCGGCAATTGCGTCAAGTTCGATGGCGACCGAGTTGATCAAAGGCAAACCGCTCTCCGAAGCGCTCGCGCTGACCAACAAAGCGGTTGCGGAGGCGCTTGACGGGCTGCCCGCGCACAAGCTGCACTGTTCGGTACTGGCAGAGGAGGCCATTAAGGCCGCCATCGCGGACTACTACCGCAAAAACCACATCGACTACGACAAGACGCTGTTCCCCGACTGCGAGAGCTGCGGCTGCTGTGAGGATAACAAGTGTAAAGAGGGCAGTTGTTAA